The genomic region AAGCCAATGCCTGACGACCGATAAATACGGGTAATGCCGTTACCGATGACCAGATTTTGCGGGAGGCATTCCAATACCACAGCGAATAAAAAATATTCAACACAAAAATTACAATCGCTGCTGCCATAGCGAGTGCCCACTGAGGAGCCAACCATATATTTAATACCAACAACAACAAAGCAGCCGACAACAACAGAAATAAAGGCAAAATCAAAGAAAAAGTACCAAATACAAAACGGTTGATATTGAAAGTGAAAAAACCCACTACAAAATGCCGCAAGGCGTAGGGGATATTTTCAAAATAGGCAAAGAGCCAACGGGTGCGTTGTCGTTGCACTTGTTCGGCGCGGCGTATTTTTTCGTCGGCGAGCAGGGCTTCGGGAGCGTATGCGATGATGTGTTGCTGTTGTACCAAAAAATTTTGCAGCATTTTATCCTCCGCCGGAATAATTTTTCCCTCCGAACTCAAATGATGCTCCAAATGTTGCAAAAACGCCGCAAACCACTCTGTGCGTATTGCCATACCCGACCCCGCAATTGTTGCCGACGAGCCTATTTGGAAGGGGATATAGCGTTCAATGTGGTTCTTATAAATTTCGCCGATGGCATCGTTGCCTGCAATATTGCTGTCTAAGTTTTTTGCACAACGCCGTCCTTGCACCGCGCCGTAGCCTGCCGAAATGTAACGGTTGAGCTGGTTTAAAAAGTCGGGTGTAGCTTCGTTGTCGGGGTCAAAAACTACCGTGAAATTGTGCAGACGCACAAAAGACTGCAAGCCATAGCGCAGCGAACGCAATTTTGAAGAGAGTGGGGCAGGAGGGGAGAGGAGCGTAAAAAAATCCGAATACTGTTGCAGAGCTGCTTTGAGTTGCGCGCACTCGGCGGCAGAGCAGGCATCTGCCACTAAATAAATATGAAAATTGCGATATGGTTGTTGTAATAAAGAACGCACCAATGCCTCGCAGCCGTCCAAATGCTGATAGGCTGTAATAATACACGCAAAATCAGCCCTGCTGTTATTTTCTTTGTTTGGCAAGCGGCGTTTGGGCAGCAAGGCGGCTATCATTCCGCATACAAACGGAAATAGCAGCATAGCGATAATTATCACATTGAATACGAGCAAAAAAATACAAAGTAAATTGAACCACATAGCAGCGCGAAACAAAATCAAAAAAAAGCGTACTGAAAAAAATAGAATAACTAAGATACAGGGCGATAATCAAAGGAGTTTTCTTTGGAAAATGCCATTTGATGGCATCTGTAAATGCTTGTAAATGTTGTCTTTTGCCCGCATAGCGCAACAATGATTTAGGGACGGTAAAAAAAGCAAAAAACAAGGCAAATAATACAAAATACCGCAGAGGCGCATTGCGGCGCATAAATAAAATGCGGTTGCGGGTAAGATAATATGTTTTTAAAGGACTTTCTTTTCCCGTACTCGCCGATTCTTTGTGAAAAATAACTGCCTGCGGGTTCACTGCAATCTCATAACCTTTGCGGCGTATTTGCTCGCTCCAATCCAACTCTTCATAATACAAAAAATAATCTTCCGGCATCAACCCTACCTCATCTACAACGTGGCGCGGCAACAACATTGCTGCTCCGTGTGCATACGGCGAAAGGCGCAATTGCTGATATTGCCCTTCATCTTTTTCCATATTTCCCAGTGTTTCGTTGCGAGCCGTAAAGGTATGCACTTTCGTAAATCCCACAAACTGAATGGTATCACGTGGCTCAAAATAGCGGATTAAAGGACAAACCACCCCGATTTTTGGATTTTGCTGTAAGGTTTCCAACAAACGCTCCACCAAATGAGGCGTAAATTCTGTATCATTATTTACCAAAAAAATAAACTCACCTTTTGCTGCTTTGATACCTACATTATTACCGCCTGAAAATCCCTTGTTTTCATCATTCAAAATCAAAGTGGTGTGCGGAAATTGCTCACATTCGCTGGGGATTTCGTGCGGGCGCGAAGCATTGTCCACTACAATTATTTCATAGGGTACTGAACAATAGAGCCGCACTGACTCCAATAGCTGAAGAGTAAGTGCGGCACTGTTATAATTGAGTGTAATAATAGATACAAGCGGTGTATGCTGAGAATTCGAATCTCCGATTTCCATATCAGGGTGGCTAAATATACAATAATACTACACCGAACTTTTTTGTATGGCTGCCAAAGGAGTATGCAACAACACTTTTAAGTCGGTACTGAACGACCAGTTTTCGGCATATTCAATATCCAATTGTACACGCTCTTCAGAACTCATACCTTCGTTGCGCCCTTTTGAAATCTGCCACAAACCTGTAATACCTGCCGGAGCTAAAAAGCGTTTGGCATAATAATCAGTGGTAAGTTGTTCGGCTTCGTACAAGGGCAAAGGTCGGTTGCCCACGATGCTCATATCGCCTTTCAGCACATTAAACAACTGCGGCAACTCATCAATGCTGGTGCGGCGAATAAAGCTGCCCAAGCGAGTAACTCGCGGGTCATTGTTGAATTTATGAAAAGAAATTTTTGAATTGTTTTTTTCCTGATTTTCCTGATAATACACGTTTAAGTGATTGAGTTGATTCAATTCTTTGTCGGCTCCTTGACGCATAGAGCGAAATTTATAAAAATCAAACACTTTATAGTCGCGTCCGGCGCGTTTGGAGCGATAAATGACAGGACCCGGAGAGTCTAATTTTACCAACAATGCTATTGTCAATAAAACGGGCGAAAGCACTAAAATCAATGAACTCGCCACCACTATATCAAACAAACGTTTGCCTATTTGTATGGGAGTGCGCTTGTTTTGCGGTAATATTCCGGTGTTGGTGACGGAAATCGCAGAGGCAACTGTATTTACAGATGATTTTAACGAAACAGCTAGTTGCTTAAAGGTGCTTAAAAATTCAATGCGTTTATTGAAAAATTCCCACTCCAAAGGAAGAATATAGAAATCATCTATTCCTTGTCGTAATAGAAATTTTAAATCCACCTGCTTGCGTTTTTGGGTACTTACCAAAATAAATGGAATGTGGCGACCCAATGGATTTTCTTTTACTTTTTGAAGCAATTTAAAATTATCTTGCTCCAAAAAATCTAAACTGCAAATAATGGCAAAAGGCAGATCTTCTTCTGTATTCAATTTGTTTTCAATCCAAAAATAAACTTTTAAACGGTTGTTTAAAGTATGAAAATCGAAAGGCAACAAACCTTCTACCTCTGAACTGCACAAATCGCTGTTGTTCAAGCCGATGCAAACAATGGTGCGTTGAACCTGCTGGAGTGCGTCATCTTCAATCCTGATAGCACTGGGCTGAGTTGTAGTAATAGTAGTAGAGTTATGCATATATGTATTCGTTTCTAGTTAATAACGCTTCTGTTTTTTGTAGCAACACCATAGGATTAAAGGGTTTTCTGATAAAATCAGTAGTTCTGTCTTTAAAATCCTGTTCCAACGTGATATTCTCCTCCGGACTCATACATACCAATATCGGCACATTGTAATAGATGCCACTGTAACGAACTCCTTTAAAAAAATCAGGCTCATCTTTGAAAGTAACCGGACTATCCATAATGATAAGACGGGGAAAATTTCCTTGATGCAGCCATTGATGCGCCTGATAGCAGACAGTAAATCCTGTTACTCCATAACCCTTAGAGTTTAGTATATATTGTGTTAGCTGAAGCAATCCGGCTTCTTTCATCAGTAATAAAATAGAACTTTTTACTTCACGCATACTTTAAGGGTTTTTGCTAAACCAATGTATATTATACTGTACAGAGCTGTGTTTTTGATGCAAAGTTAGTAGAATTATAATGATTTGGCTATAAAAACAGGCATAAAATGTTTTTTTATAAATAATGTGAATAATAAAATATACACAAGTGTTTATTAAAAAATACACCCCACCTGTTATAAGCAAAATTGTTTATTTCTTTTTTACCGTATATTAAGACATATATGGTCTCAAAAAGTAACAAAAAATTTTGCTTATTTTAAAATATAATGGACACTATATGTCTAATATATTATCCGTAACTCCCTAATTTTTTTAATTGCGCTGCTTTCTTTCTGTGCGTTTTAAAAAATGGCGATTTTTATTGTAAATACGGGCTAATTGGCGTACTGACAGTTCATACTTAGATTCTAACTCAAACAAAATATTGTAGAAGCTGGCATCTCTGCTTTCCAAGCGTTTGAAAATATCATTTACAATCAAAAAATTTCGCATTGTTTCCTCTTTCAATAAATTCATCTCTACTGCTTCTTCAATAGTGATATTGGTCGGCAAAGAGTTTAAAAAAAGAGCTTTTACTTCGTCTAACTGTTTCATATAAAATACGTTTTATTTATAAGATAGATATTGTTTCCGTTTTTTGCAGCAATAAAAATGCCAAACTATACATTGATAAATAATTAAAGATAGAATGCCGAAATAATATAAATAAGTCAATATTGACGATGATTTTTCCTTATTTTTGCCCTCCTTCAAGAATTGTTACATGGTACTGATACTGTTGTTTTTTATTGCATTGGTGGTGTATGTATTTGTTGGTTATGGGGTGGCATTATATATATTAGTAAAACTATTTCCCAAGCAGAGGGGGGCAGTTTTAGGATACAGCGAGCAGCAACTGCCGTCGCTCACACTCATTGTGGCGGCTTATAATGAGGCGGCTTGTATGGAAGAAAAAATCCAAAACTGTTTGGAGTTGGAGTATCCTGCACATTTATTGCATATATTTTTTGTTACAGATGGCTCTACGGACGGCTCCGAACAAATAGTGGCGCGTTATCCGCGTATTCGTTTGTTTCACGAAGCACAGCGCAAAGGGAAAATCGCTGCCGTACACCGAATAATGCAGTATGCAGAAACAGAAATTGTGGTATTTACCGATGCCAATACTTTGCTCAATAAAGAGGCTTTGGTGCTGATGGCTCGCCACTATGCCGATGCCGGTGTGGGGGCGGTGTCGGGCGAAAAACGTATTCGTGAGCGACAAGCAGATGATGCGAGCGGAGCAGGAGAGGGCTTTTACTGGAAATATGAGTCGAAACTCAAACAGTGGGACTCCGACCTCAATACTGTGGTGGGGGCTGCCGGAGAGCTGTTTTCCATTCGCACAAGTTTGTATCAGCCGGTGCCGCCCGATAGTATTATTGAGGATTTTGTGCTTACGATTGGTATTGCGATGCGTGGCTATCGGGTGGTGTATGAGCCGGACGCTTATGCCGTTGAACCGCCTTCGGCATCTTCGGCGGAGGAGTTCAAGCGCAAAGTGCGTATTGCGGCGGGCGGTTGGCAAACGGCTTTGCGCCTCCAATCACTCATCAATCCGTTTCGCTATGGCGTGTTGTCGTTTCAATATATTTCGCACCGGCTGTTTCGTTGGACTTTAGCTCCTTTTTTATTGCCTTTTATCTTTTTTATCAACGCATATATGGTATGGCACGGTGGCTATGCACCATTTTTTACGTTGTTGCTGACAGCACAAGTGGTTTTTTATCTTTTTGCGGCAGCAGGTGCATTTTTAGAACACAGAAAAATAAAATTTAAACTATTTTTTATCCCCTATTATTTTTGCCTGATGAATTATGCCGTGTGGCGCGGCTTTTTTCGTTTTTTAAAAGGAAATCAAAGTGTGTTGTGGGAAAAAGCAAAACGCAGCAACGATTAATGCGGTGTGTTTTTTTATAAAGTGTCGCGGATTTCTTTTAAAAAATTCCGAATCTGCTCTAATTTATCTACGACTTCTACTTTATCCATTAATTTTTGCTTTTTGCTCTTCAATTCACTTTTTGCTCCGTCAATAGTATATCTTTTTTCTTTCAGCAGATGGTAAATGAGTTTTAGATTTTGTAAATCCGCTTCTACAAATAAACGATTGCCTTTGCGGTTTTTTTTGGGTTTTAAAATATCAAATTCACGTTCCCAAAAACGAATTTGGGAAGGTGCTACTCCCATCAATTCGGCAACTTCACCAATTGAATAGTACAACTTCGTTATTTCTTTATCTTTGAGCGGCATAATAGAGTGTTAGCTTTTTAGCAAACAAAAATAGCATGGTTTTATTAAAAATAAAACCTTATTTTTGCTAAGACACTTAATTTCCTTTTTTTCACAATTTCAAAAAAAAATATAAATGTTATGACACCTAATCCTATTGTGTTGTTGCTCGCCGCATTAATACCTACTTTGGTGGGTTTTATATGGTATCATCCCAAAGTAATGGGCGGCATGTGGATGCGTGTTACAGGATTGCGCGAAGAAGATTTGAAACAAGGAAATATGGCAGTAATATTTGGCGTATCTCTTGTATTGAGTGTCTTTCTTTCGTTTGCCCTGCACACTATTGTCATTCATCAGTATGGTTTTTATCAGACTTTGATGAATTACGAGAGCGAAATGAACACTGCTGGTACTGAAATTAACAATTTACGCTTGGCTTTTGAAAAATACGCCAACGAGTTTCGTACTTTTAGACATGGAGCTATACATGGGGCATTGACAGGTATTATTTTAATATTGCCGGTGTTGGGTACTAATGCTTTATTTGAGCGCAAAGGCTGGTCTTATATTTTTGTAAATGTAGCTTATTGGACAATTACTTTGGCTCTGATGGGCGGAGTAATTTGTCAATGGTCAAGATAGAAGCCTGTATATATATAATATGTAGTATGTTTTTTTTAAGCGGATATAATTGCTGAAAAAAAATATCAAAATAAAAAAAGCGGATAAACCCACTGTTTATCCGCTTTTTTGCAATAAGGCAATTTATTTAAAAGGTCACCTGAAATAATTCGTGTGCCGATTCGAGCGCGGCTGCCAATCCTTCGGGATAGCTGCCTCCGGCTGTGGCGTAGAAATTTTGACCGCCGCCGCCGCCTCTGATGTGTTTTGCCAAATTGCGCACAACGGTGGCGGCATTCCATTCGGGATATTGGCTCAATACTGCTTCGTCTACCATCACCGTCAAATGTGCTTTGCCCTCTGTAACAGCACCAAAAATTGCCACCAAATTCGGAACTTCATTTTTGAGTGCGAAAGCAATTTGTTTTACACTGTCGGCATTGGGTACATCAAGCTGCTCTATTAGCAAGTTGTAGCCTGCTTTTTGTTGTATTTTGGCTTTGAGTGTATTTTTTACAGACAGCGTTTTTTCCTGATACAATTTTTCCAATTCTTTTTTCAAAGTATTGTTTTCTTCGCTCAACTGCTGTACAGCTTTGAGGGTGTCTTTCGGGTTTTTCAAAGTTTCTTTTACCGATTGGAGCAGTTCAAACTGCTGATTGACGTACTCCATGGCTGCTGTTCCGCTGACGGCTTCTATGCGGCGCACACCTGCCGCCACAGATGACTCCGATAAAAACTTAAATAAACCGATAGCTCCTGTAGCTCCTACATGCGTACCGCCGCACAACTCGCGCGAAAATTCGGGGTCAATGGTCACTACACGCACCACATCGCCGTATTTTTCGCCAAAAAGTGCCATAGCTCCGCTTTCTATTGCTTCTTTCTGATTTTTATAGTCGGTTTGTACCGGAATATTTTCGCGTATTTTTTCATTGATTTGTTGCTCTATTTCCTGCAATTCGGCATCGCTCACTTTGCTAAAATGCGAAAAATCGAAGCGCAGATAATCGGGAGCTACCAAAGAGCCTTTTTGATGAACGTGTGTGCCCAAAGTATTGCGCAATACAGCGTGTAATAAGTGTGTGGCACTGTGGTTGGAGGCAGTGGCAACACGGCGCGATTGGTCTATAACCGCCAGTACTTCGCCGTTCAAAATTTCGGGCTTTTGTGTGCTGAGATGCAGAATGAGGTTGTTTTCTTTTTGTGTATCTATAATATCCACGCGCTCCCCTTCAAAATACAAATAACCGATATCGCCCACTTGTCCGCCGCTTTCGGCATAAAAAGGTGTTTCGCGCAGCACATATTGGTAATAGTCGGTTTTTTTGAGATTTACTTTGCGGTATTTGAGCAATACGGTTTTACATTCATTTTGTTCGTATCCTACAAAAGTAGTTTCGTTGTCGGCATTAAATACCACCCAATCGCCCGTTTCCAAAGCGGTAGCAGCACGCGAACGTTCTTTTTGTCGGTTCATTTCCTGCTCAAATCCTTTTTCATCTACCAAAATACCACTTTCGCGAGCCATCAGGAGTGTCAAATCCAAAGGAAAACCAAAAGTGTCGTAGAGTTCAAAAGCCTCCGCACCACTGATATGCGGCTGATTTGCCAAGAGTTCGAAGCGTTTCAATCCTGCTTCCAAAGTACGCAGGAAAGCATTTTCTTCTTCTAAAATTACTTTTGCCACAAAATCGCGTTGCTGATAAAGTTCGGGAAATACATCTTTCCACTGCTCTGCCAGCGTAGCTACCATTGCGTGCAGCAACGGTTTTTTGTATTGCAGCGTGCTGTAATAATAGCGCACGGCGCGGCGTAAAATACGGCGTATCACATAGCCTGCTCCTGTGTTGGAGGGCAGTTGCCCATCGGCAATGGTGAGCGAAATGGCGCGAATGTGGTCGCTGAGTACGCGCAGGGCAATATCGGTTTTTTCGTTGATGCCATAGCGCAAAGCCGTCAGTTGCTCTACTTTCTGAATCAAAGGCGTAAATACGTCTGTGTCGTAGTTGGAGCTTTTGCCTTGAATGGCACGCACCAAACGCTCAAAACCCATACCCGTATCTACGTGTTTTTCGGGCAGAGGGCACAAAGAGCCGTCAGTCAGGCGTTCAAATTGTATAAATACATTGTTCCAAATTTCAATGACTTGCGGGTGGTCGTTGTTTACCAAATCTTTGCCGGATATTTCGGCACGTTCGGCATCGGAGCGCAGGTCTATATGAATTTCGGAGCAGGGACCACAAGGACCCGTATCGCCCATTTCCCAAAAATTATCTTTTTTAGAGCCGTATAAAATATGGTCTTCGGCTACCATTGTGCGCCATATATCGCGGGCTTCGTTGTCGGGAGGCAAGCCGTCTTTTTCGTCGCCGCCGAATACTGACACATAGAGTCTGTTTTTGGAAAGCCCGTAAATTTCTGTCAATAATTCCCACGACCACTCCAAAGCCTCCTTTTTAAAATAATCGCCAAAAGACCAATTGCCCAACATTTCAAACATAGTGTGGTGATAAGTATCCACTCCTACTTCTTCTAAGTCGTTGTG from Sphingobacteriales bacterium harbors:
- a CDS encoding glycosyltransferase, with amino-acid sequence MLLFPFVCGMIAALLPKRRLPNKENNSRADFACIITAYQHLDGCEALVRSLLQQPYRNFHIYLVADACSAAECAQLKAALQQYSDFFTLLSPPAPLSSKLRSLRYGLQSFVRLHNFTVVFDPDNEATPDFLNQLNRYISAGYGAVQGRRCAKNLDSNIAGNDAIGEIYKNHIERYIPFQIGSSATIAGSGMAIRTEWFAAFLQHLEHHLSSEGKIIPAEDKMLQNFLVQQQHIIAYAPEALLADEKIRRAEQVQRQRTRWLFAYFENIPYALRHFVVGFFTFNINRFVFGTFSLILPLFLLLSAALLLLVLNIWLAPQWALAMAAAIVIFVLNIFYSLWYWNASRKIWSSVTALPVFIGRQALALFQIKKAKKDFLTTRHQNEDPTAL
- a CDS encoding response regulator, coding for MREVKSSILLLMKEAGLLQLTQYILNSKGYGVTGFTVCYQAHQWLHQGNFPRLIIMDSPVTFKDEPDFFKGVRYSGIYYNVPILVCMSPEENITLEQDFKDRTTDFIRKPFNPMVLLQKTEALLTRNEYIYA
- a CDS encoding DUF1761 domain-containing protein, which translates into the protein MTPNPIVLLLAALIPTLVGFIWYHPKVMGGMWMRVTGLREEDLKQGNMAVIFGVSLVLSVFLSFALHTIVIHQYGFYQTLMNYESEMNTAGTEINNLRLAFEKYANEFRTFRHGAIHGALTGIILILPVLGTNALFERKGWSYIFVNVAYWTITLALMGGVICQWSR
- a CDS encoding glycosyltransferase family 2 protein; its protein translation is MVLILLFFIALVVYVFVGYGVALYILVKLFPKQRGAVLGYSEQQLPSLTLIVAAYNEAACMEEKIQNCLELEYPAHLLHIFFVTDGSTDGSEQIVARYPRIRLFHEAQRKGKIAAVHRIMQYAETEIVVFTDANTLLNKEALVLMARHYADAGVGAVSGEKRIRERQADDASGAGEGFYWKYESKLKQWDSDLNTVVGAAGELFSIRTSLYQPVPPDSIIEDFVLTIGIAMRGYRVVYEPDAYAVEPPSASSAEEFKRKVRIAAGGWQTALRLQSLINPFRYGVLSFQYISHRLFRWTLAPFLLPFIFFINAYMVWHGGYAPFFTLLLTAQVVFYLFAAAGAFLEHRKIKFKLFFIPYYFCLMNYAVWRGFFRFLKGNQSVLWEKAKRSND
- a CDS encoding MerR family transcriptional regulator; translated protein: MPLKDKEITKLYYSIGEVAELMGVAPSQIRFWEREFDILKPKKNRKGNRLFVEADLQNLKLIYHLLKEKRYTIDGAKSELKSKKQKLMDKVEVVDKLEQIRNFLKEIRDTL
- a CDS encoding sugar transferase → MHNSTTITTTQPSAIRIEDDALQQVQRTIVCIGLNNSDLCSSEVEGLLPFDFHTLNNRLKVYFWIENKLNTEEDLPFAIICSLDFLEQDNFKLLQKVKENPLGRHIPFILVSTQKRKQVDLKFLLRQGIDDFYILPLEWEFFNKRIEFLSTFKQLAVSLKSSVNTVASAISVTNTGILPQNKRTPIQIGKRLFDIVVASSLILVLSPVLLTIALLVKLDSPGPVIYRSKRAGRDYKVFDFYKFRSMRQGADKELNQLNHLNVYYQENQEKNNSKISFHKFNNDPRVTRLGSFIRRTSIDELPQLFNVLKGDMSIVGNRPLPLYEAEQLTTDYYAKRFLAPAGITGLWQISKGRNEGMSSEERVQLDIEYAENWSFSTDLKVLLHTPLAAIQKSSV
- a CDS encoding glycosyltransferase family 2 protein; this encodes MEIGDSNSQHTPLVSIITLNYNSAALTLQLLESVRLYCSVPYEIIVVDNASRPHEIPSECEQFPHTTLILNDENKGFSGGNNVGIKAAKGEFIFLVNNDTEFTPHLVERLLETLQQNPKIGVVCPLIRYFEPRDTIQFVGFTKVHTFTARNETLGNMEKDEGQYQQLRLSPYAHGAAMLLPRHVVDEVGLMPEDYFLYYEELDWSEQIRRKGYEIAVNPQAVIFHKESASTGKESPLKTYYLTRNRILFMRRNAPLRYFVLFALFFAFFTVPKSLLRYAGKRQHLQAFTDAIKWHFPKKTPLIIALYLSYSIFFSTLFFDFVSRCYVVQFTLYFFARIQCDNYRYAAISVCMRNDSRLAAQTPLAKQRK
- the alaS gene encoding alanine--tRNA ligase, with amino-acid sequence MNAQEVRRAFLQFFASKQHAIVPSAPIVVKNDPTLMFTNAGMNQFKDFFLGNQVPTHRRIADTQKCLRVSGKHNDLEEVGVDTYHHTMFEMLGNWSFGDYFKKEALEWSWELLTEIYGLSKNRLYVSVFGGDEKDGLPPDNEARDIWRTMVAEDHILYGSKKDNFWEMGDTGPCGPCSEIHIDLRSDAERAEISGKDLVNNDHPQVIEIWNNVFIQFERLTDGSLCPLPEKHVDTGMGFERLVRAIQGKSSNYDTDVFTPLIQKVEQLTALRYGINEKTDIALRVLSDHIRAISLTIADGQLPSNTGAGYVIRRILRRAVRYYYSTLQYKKPLLHAMVATLAEQWKDVFPELYQQRDFVAKVILEEENAFLRTLEAGLKRFELLANQPHISGAEAFELYDTFGFPLDLTLLMARESGILVDEKGFEQEMNRQKERSRAATALETGDWVVFNADNETTFVGYEQNECKTVLLKYRKVNLKKTDYYQYVLRETPFYAESGGQVGDIGYLYFEGERVDIIDTQKENNLILHLSTQKPEILNGEVLAVIDQSRRVATASNHSATHLLHAVLRNTLGTHVHQKGSLVAPDYLRFDFSHFSKVSDAELQEIEQQINEKIRENIPVQTDYKNQKEAIESGAMALFGEKYGDVVRVVTIDPEFSRELCGGTHVGATGAIGLFKFLSESSVAAGVRRIEAVSGTAAMEYVNQQFELLQSVKETLKNPKDTLKAVQQLSEENNTLKKELEKLYQEKTLSVKNTLKAKIQQKAGYNLLIEQLDVPNADSVKQIAFALKNEVPNLVAIFGAVTEGKAHLTVMVDEAVLSQYPEWNAATVVRNLAKHIRGGGGGQNFYATAGGSYPEGLAAALESAHELFQVTF